Proteins found in one Pantoea agglomerans genomic segment:
- the mobA gene encoding mobilization protein MobA has product MASYHLSVKTGGKGSASPHADYISREGKYAREKDSDLEHKESGNMPAWAAHKPTEFWKAADTFERANGCTYREIEIALPRELKPEQRLELVRDFVRQEIGDRHAYQFAIHNPKAAIAGGEQPHAHIMFSERMNDGIDRDPQQYFKRANSKAPERGGAKKARFGETPTERKEHLVAQRERWADLQNKHLERYQHTDRVDARSLKAQGIEREPERHLGAGQVQRFDTAQLQAILERRDAERQAEQSRDERDSVIDVTTSLREAISERDNLTIKQEQKPEPAQEDTSGRVFDFEKEPEKLNALVSDALKDVQDEIDLQSLVNETMAEFQGIHQEMERLAEKQRQQEKEQQRLAEQTRQKPDKGWSFSR; this is encoded by the coding sequence ATGGCCTCCTATCACCTCAGCGTAAAAACCGGCGGGAAAGGCAGTGCCTCTCCCCATGCCGATTATATTTCGCGTGAGGGAAAGTATGCCCGTGAAAAAGACTCCGACCTTGAGCACAAGGAGTCCGGCAATATGCCTGCCTGGGCAGCGCATAAACCGACGGAGTTCTGGAAAGCCGCTGACACGTTTGAACGTGCCAACGGCTGTACCTACCGTGAAATCGAGATTGCCCTGCCGCGTGAGCTGAAACCCGAACAACGCCTTGAACTGGTCCGCGATTTTGTCCGGCAGGAAATCGGCGACCGTCATGCGTATCAGTTCGCCATTCATAATCCGAAAGCGGCGATAGCCGGCGGCGAGCAGCCGCACGCGCATATCATGTTCTCTGAGCGGATGAATGACGGTATCGACCGTGACCCGCAGCAGTATTTTAAGCGAGCTAACAGCAAAGCCCCTGAGCGCGGCGGTGCGAAAAAGGCACGTTTCGGGGAAACGCCGACAGAACGCAAAGAGCACCTCGTCGCCCAGCGGGAACGCTGGGCTGACCTACAGAATAAGCACCTTGAACGGTATCAGCATACCGACCGCGTTGATGCACGCTCACTCAAAGCTCAGGGCATTGAGCGTGAGCCTGAGCGGCATCTTGGCGCGGGACAGGTTCAGCGGTTCGATACTGCGCAGTTACAGGCCATCCTTGAGCGCAGGGACGCTGAAAGGCAGGCGGAGCAGTCTCGTGATGAACGTGACAGTGTGATTGACGTGACCACCTCGCTACGGGAAGCCATCAGCGAGCGGGATAACCTGACGATAAAACAAGAGCAGAAGCCTGAACCTGCGCAGGAAGACACTTCCGGCAGGGTTTTCGATTTTGAGAAAGAGCCGGAGAAGCTGAACGCACTGGTCAGTGATGCGCTGAAGGACGTACAGGACGAAATCGACCTTCAGTCCCTTGTGAACGAGACAATGGCGGAGTTTCAGGGGATACATCAGGAAATGGAGCGACTGGCAGAAAAACAGCGTCAGCAGGAGAAAGAACAGCAGAGACTCGCCGAACAGACACGACAGAAGCCGGATAAAGGCTGGTCATTTTCACGATAG
- the traD gene encoding conjugal transfer protein TraD: MSKSEKQEQWAAERVQYIRGLKSPNEQQKLMLILTDKADKTAQDIKTLSLLMKAEQAAEKAQEARAKVMNLIQAEKRAEARAARKARDHALYQSAGLLILAGLVDSKTGKPVDDTAALLGALASLNDLSRDNPKWSDWKIRGQELLNSKKSDSTT; the protein is encoded by the coding sequence ATGAGTAAAAGCGAAAAACAGGAACAATGGGCAGCAGAAAGAGTGCAGTATATTCGCGGCTTAAAGTCGCCGAATGAGCAACAGAAACTTATGCTGATACTGACGGATAAAGCAGATAAAACAGCACAGGATATCAAAACGCTGTCCCTGCTGATGAAGGCTGAACAGGCAGCAGAGAAAGCGCAGGAAGCCAGAGCGAAAGTCATGAACCTGATACAGGCAGAAAAGCGAGCCGAAGCCAGAGCCGCCCGTAAAGCCCGTGACCATGCTCTGTACCAGTCTGCCGGATTGCTTATCCTGGCGGGTCTGGTTGACAGTAAGACGGGTAAGCCTGTTGATGATACCGCTGCCTTACTGGGTGCATTAGCCAGTCTGAATGACCTGTCACGGGATAATCCGAAGTGGTCAGACTGGAAAATCAGAGGGCAGGAACTGCTGAACAGCAAAAAGTCAGATAGCACCACATAG
- a CDS encoding replication initiation protein, with the protein MSELVVFKANELAISRYDLTEHETKLILCCVALLNPTIENPTRKERTVSFTYNQYAQMMNISRENAYGVLAKATRELMTRTVEIRNPLVKGFEIFQWTNYAKFSSEKLELVFSEEILPYLFQLKKFIKYNLEHVKSFENKYSMRIYEWLLKELTQKKTHKANIEISLDEFKFMLMLENNYHEFKRLNQWVLKPISKDLNTYSNMKLVVDKRGRPTDTLIFQVELDRQMDLVTELENNQIKMNGDKIPTTITSDSHLHNGLRKTLHDALTAKIQLTSFEAKFLSDMQSKYDLNGSFSWLTQKQRTTLENILAKYGRI; encoded by the coding sequence ATGTCTGAATTAGTTGTTTTCAAAGCAAATGAACTAGCGATTAGTCGCTATGACTTAACGGAGCATGAAACCAAGCTAATTTTATGCTGTGTGGCACTACTCAACCCCACGATTGAAAACCCTACAAGGAAAGAACGGACGGTATCGTTCACTTATAACCAATACGCTCAGATGATGAACATCAGTAGGGAAAATGCTTATGGTGTATTAGCTAAAGCAACCAGAGAGCTGATGACGAGAACTGTGGAAATCAGGAATCCTTTGGTTAAAGGCTTTGAGATTTTCCAGTGGACAAACTATGCCAAGTTCTCAAGCGAAAAATTAGAATTAGTTTTTAGTGAAGAGATATTGCCTTATCTTTTCCAGTTAAAAAAATTCATAAAATATAATCTGGAACATGTTAAGTCTTTTGAAAACAAATACTCTATGAGGATTTATGAGTGGTTATTAAAAGAACTAACACAAAAGAAAACTCACAAGGCAAATATAGAGATTAGCCTTGATGAATTTAAGTTCATGTTAATGCTTGAAAATAACTACCATGAGTTTAAAAGGCTTAACCAATGGGTTTTGAAACCAATAAGTAAAGATTTAAACACTTACAGCAATATGAAATTGGTGGTTGATAAGCGAGGCCGCCCGACTGATACGTTGATTTTCCAAGTTGAACTAGATAGACAAATGGATCTCGTAACCGAACTTGAGAACAACCAGATAAAAATGAATGGTGACAAAATACCAACAACCATTACATCAGATTCCCACCTACATAACGGACTAAGAAAAACACTACACGATGCTTTAACTGCAAAAATTCAGCTCACCAGTTTTGAGGCAAAATTTTTGAGTGACATGCAAAGTAAGTATGATCTCAATGGTTCGTTCTCATGGCTCACGCAAAAACAACGAACCACACTAGAGAACATACTGGCTAAATACGGAAGGATCTGA
- a CDS encoding mobilization protein MobX, with protein sequence MSDEIKQIAALIGHHQALEKRVTSLTEQFQDASAQLQQQSDTLSRLIRELDSASGNMTETVRQSVHAALIQVEKELKQAGLAQQKPATEALNQATDTAKAMIHEMRREMSRYTWKSAIYLVLTIFFVMAACVTAFTWFMNDGYSQIAEMQRMEAVWQKKAPLADISRCDGKPCVKVDTRATYGDKENTWMIIKK encoded by the coding sequence ATGAGCGACGAAATTAAACAAATCGCTGCCCTCATCGGGCATCATCAGGCGCTGGAAAAGCGTGTTACCTCTCTGACTGAGCAGTTTCAGGACGCCTCAGCACAATTACAGCAGCAGAGTGACACGCTGAGCAGGCTCATTCGTGAGCTGGACAGCGCGTCCGGTAATATGACTGAAACCGTCAGGCAATCTGTTCATGCCGCGCTCATTCAGGTTGAGAAAGAGCTGAAACAAGCCGGATTAGCACAGCAGAAACCGGCGACAGAAGCGCTTAATCAGGCTACCGATACGGCGAAGGCGATGATCCATGAAATGCGACGCGAGATGTCGCGCTATACGTGGAAATCCGCGATTTATCTCGTGCTGACGATATTTTTCGTCATGGCTGCCTGCGTGACGGCATTTACGTGGTTTATGAATGACGGGTACAGCCAGATTGCTGAAATGCAACGGATGGAAGCGGTCTGGCAGAAGAAAGCCCCGCTGGCTGATATATCGCGTTGTGACGGAAAGCCCTGCGTTAAGGTGGACACCCGAGCTACGTATGGTGATAAAGAGAATACCTGGATGATTATCAAAAAATAA